The Malassezia japonica chromosome 9, complete sequence genomic interval gcgagctcgatgcACGCACGGAGCACATGCGCAAGTTTGGGCGCAACAACTGGCCGCCGTTCTACCCACTGATCTACCACGACATTGACAGCGAGATCCCGCCGGACTCGCAGGAGGTGATGAAGCATCTGTACTATCTGTGGCTGCTCTGgtccgcgacgctcgtgtGGAATCTGCCGACCATGGTGTTGATGGCGATCTACGCGGGCGGCAACTTTATTGGCGCCGTGTTCTACCTCGTCCTGCTGATCCCGCTGAGCTTTGTGCTGTGGTACCGCCCGGTGTACAACGGACTAATGAAGGAGCATTCGCTCTTTTACTACGTGTACTTCCTCTTTGCAGGCTTCCACCTGCTCTTTTCGGCGTACGCCATCATCGGCTACCcctcgagcggctgcggcggcatCTGGAGCGTCGTCCACGCCTTTTCCAACAAGAAGATCCTCGCGGGGGTCTTTGCGGTAATCTCCACGGCGGGATTCTCGGTGCAGGGTCTCGGCAACCTCTGGTACTACCGTGTGGTACGTGTTTCCTACTCACCCAGATTTATGAACACAACAAGCAGAGTGCGTTGCGCGCGACTCACCGCAGAGGGACACACGTTTgcgcaggccaaggccgagctggCTTCGCATGGCATGCGCGCCTACTTGTATGTATTCCCACTAACGCAGTATGCGCGGCTCTCAGGTATAGACTGGATAGTAGGACTCTCGTTGGCAAAGAAGCTGCGCACTGCGGAACTTGCTACATACATCTATTACGCacccggcgcagcgacagGCGCaccctgcggcgcgccacccTGCACAGGCGGTTGCGCACTTGTGTACTGCTGCTGTGCGTGCTGTGCCTGCTGCTTGGCGCTGCTCTCCTTGAGCGCCAGGAGCTGCTTCGAGCGGAAGGACTCGTAGTACGTGTTCGACGTCGTCTCGATCAGGTCGTGCAGGTTCGTGCGCAGCAAaaagtcgcgcagctgcacaaACTCGCAGTGTGCCTTGTTTTCGACATTGATCAGACCGCTGCCGACCTGGCGGCCACGGATAAGCTGGCCGTCGGCCTCAAACGTCTTTTCCGCGCTCACCACCGCAAAGGGGAGGAGGCTCTGCACCAGGCTgttcgcctcgcgctcctcctcctcgtaGTCCTCGTGGTCAAAGGGGTACACACGGATACCGTTCGACtgcagcgaggcgcggatgcgcttcttgaagagctcgcgctcgccgagcgtcagCGAGTCCGACTTGGCAATGACGGGGATGACGTTCGCAATGTCGCCGAGCTTCTTCAGCACCTGGATGTcgatcgagcgcagcgagtgGCCGGAAGGGTTGATAAAGAACAGCACAGCGTGCACGCGCGAGTCGGGGATGTTGCGCTCACGCACGGCAGTcagctccttgcgcaggtAGATGCTGTACTGGTCCTTGATGTACTTCACGATGGGCTCCCAGCAGTGCTCGTTGTTGATCAGATCACCGTAGCCGGGGGTGTCGACAATGTTGAGCTTCAGCTTGACGCCGTTCTCGATAATGTCTGGGTTAGATAAGAAAAAAACGTACTGTGAGAGGTGGCATTGATGCTCGTCGTctggcgcacctcgtccgaggGGTCCACACGGCCCTTGGTCGTAAGCAGGTTCGACGAAAAGAGCGTGTTGATCATCGAGCTCTTGCCGAGGCCCGACTGGCCCACAACCATGACATTGAACTGGAAACCACGACGAAGGAGCTTCGTCTCGATTTGCTTCGTAAGAGTGTCGAAACCGACGTAGCCCGAAAGGGGCGTGGCAGCAGACTCGCTGGCGGACATGGTCGCTTGCTGTGGCAGTTCCAGCGCGGAACGGACGGCGCTCCACGCCCCCCGACGCGCTTGTCACGTGACACTCCACTCGCACGGGCGGACCCCGGGGGGGAAGACCCTGAACTGCGAACGCCATGTCGATGCTCCGCCAGACGCTGAAGGCTGCCCGCCCTGCCCTGCGtgcccgcgccgctgctgtGAGCGAGCGCTCCGCTCTGCGtagcgcgcgcgccgtgcgctcgtaCGCGAGCCACGCcgggagcgcggcgccgccgaagaGCGACGCTCCGTGGGCGATTACTTCGCTCCTCGTCTTTGGTAGTCTCTTTGGCTGGGTGACCGTGCAGGACCCCGGATCGGAGGACCACGGTGACCACGAATCGCATGGACACAAGGAGAAGGAGcccaaggaggaggagcccaaggaggaggagcccaaggaggaggagcccaaggaggaggagcccaaggaggaggagTCCAAGGAGGAGCCCAAGGAAGAGTCCAAGGAGGAGTCCAAGGAGGAGCCCAAGGAAGAGTCCAAGGAGGAGTCCAAGGAGGAGCCCAAGGAAGAGTCCAAGGAGGAGTCCAAGGAGGAGCCCAAGGAAGAGTCCAAGGAGTCCAAGGAGGAGCCCAAGGAAGACGCTAAGGAGTCTACGGACGAGGCCCCCAAGGACGAGCCCAAGGACGacgccaaggaggagccCAAGAAAGACGCCAAGGAGTCTACGGACGAGGCCCCCAAGGAGGACGAGTCCAAGAAGGACGAGTCTAGCGAGTCCAAGGACGCCGAGTCCAAGGACACCAAGGACGAGTAACCCCCCTGCAACCAACCACTTGCGTAGTTTTCTAGACCCCACGCGAGCGTATCCTCTCGTGCAtcgcgacgcacggccGGCTGCACGGGCCTCGGCCGACTGATCGCATCGGAGATcagcgcggcggagcgACTCGGGAAATATGGCCGCCGTGTACGAGCCCGCCTATTTCGGCCGAAAGAAGCGTTTGCTGGCAGAGCCACGCTGCCTTTCCGGGTGGTTTCGGTGGGGTCGTACGCTGCAATTGGCTGGCGGCCCGCAGCTGGATTGCCGGGCACACAACCCGGGCCATGAGGACTCGGGCGTAGGCCTGCGGTTCCTTCTTGCCCCCTCACCTCTTTCTTAGAGCGAAACTTAGCGCCATGCCCATCATTCAGCGCTCTGCCATCCGCGCTGTCTCCCGCGCTTCTCGCACGGCTAACCGTGTGGCCCGCCAGAACGCTGCCGGTCTTTCGACCGCTGCCCGTCTGGCTCTGCCGGCTGTCCGCGCCTCGGCTGCTGCCCCCAGCTTTGCCAAGGCTGCCAACGTCCAGAGTATGTATCAAGCGATACAATGTGCTAACCTTAGCTCGCGGCCTTGCCACTGAGGCTGCCTCGACCAAGGGCGAGGTCGGCAACATCTCTACCGTCATTGGTGCCGTTGTCGATGTCCACTTCAGCTCGGACAACCTCCCCGAGATCTTcaacgcgctcgaggtTCTCGACATGAAGCAGGGTCGCCTGGTTCTCGAGGTCGCCCAGCACATTGGTGAGAACACCGTCCGCTGCATTGCCATGGACGGTACCGAGGGTCTCGTCCGTGGCCAGCGCGTCCAGGACACGGGTGCCCCCATCACCATCCCCGTCGGTGGTGCCACTCTTGGCCGTATCATGAACGTCATTGGTGAGGCCATTGACGAGCGTGGCCCCATCAAGGGCTCGGCCCTGCGCTCGATCCACCGTGCTCCCCCGGAGTTTGTCGAGCAGTCGACCGAGTCGGAGATTCTCGAGACCGGTATCAaggtcgtcgacctgctTGCCCCCTACGCCCGTGGTGGTAAGATTGGTCTGTTCGGTGGTGCCGGTGTCGGCAAGACCGTGTTGATTCAGGAGCTGATCAACAACGTCGCCAAGGCCCACGGTGGTTTCTCGGTGTTCACCGGTGTCGGTGAGCGTACTCGTGAGGGTAACGATCTGTACCACGAGATGATCGAGACTGGTGTCATCAACCTCGAGGGTGACTCGAAGGTGGCCCTGGTGTTCGGTCAGATGAACGAGCCCCCGGGTGCCCGTGCCCGTGTTGCCCTGACCGGTCTCACGATCGCCGAGTACTTCCGTGACGACGAGGGTCAGGATGTGCTGCTCTTCATCGACAACATTTTCCGTTTCACCCAGGCCGGTTCGGagacctcggcgctgctcggtcGTATCCCCTCGGCTGTCGGTTACCAGCCCACCCTCTCGACCGACATGGGTATGATGCAGGAGCGTATCACCACCACCAAGAAGGGTTCGATTACCTCGGTGCAGGCCGTCTACGTCCCCGCCGACGATGTGACTGACCCTGCCCCGGCCACCACCTTCGCCCACCTGGACGCCACCACTGTGCTGGACCGTGGTATTGCCGAGCTGGGTATCTACCCCGCTGTCGACCCCCTGAACTCGAACTCGCGTATGCTTGACCCGTCCATTGTCGGTCACGAGCACTACAACGTCACCACTGGTGTCCAGAAGCTGCTCCAGGACTACAAGGCGCTCCAAGATATCATTGCCATTCTGGGTATGGACGAGCTGTCGGAGGAGGACAAGCTCACTGTCGAGCGTGCCCGTAAGATGCAGCGTTTCATGTCGCAGCCCTTCGCTGTCGCCCAGGTCTTCACTGGTATCGAGGGTCGCCTGGTCTCCCTGAAGGACACCATCAAGGCCTGCAAGGAGATCCTTGAGGGCAAGCACGACGCTCTCCCCGAGGCCGCCTTCTACATGGTCGGCTCCATCGAGGACGTCATTGCCAAGGCTGAGGAGATCAGCAAGCAGGGCAAGTAAACGCCCGCAGCCGCTACTCGACGATAAGACGTTcgcgtctcgcgcgtgTGTATCACGCATAGACTAGCGTTGCTGTCATGCATTGCTGCTATGGATAGGCTGTGCCGTTTCATTTGTGCCGCCTAGAATAGGTGGCATCAGCCTAAGTAGCCTGATCCAGTATCGACGAAGTCTCTCTTCCATTATATCGTGGGTATGTATGTATGTATCGTGGGGGTATGCTCTAGTCGACCGACAGGtcctgcgcgtgcgccgcgtgcggatcgggcgtgccgcgggGCGAGGGGAGGGGGGCAAGcccgtcctcgtccgcctcctcgccgtcgtgcgcaatCTCCGAGGGGTGCAACACACGGCTCTTGGACtgctcgccgtcgggccGCGCAAGgatcgccgcacgcgcctcttCCATCAGCGTGTCGATGGTCTGACGGCATCGTGCGTGCATctcgtgcagctcctcgtcctgctgcgcaaagGCGCGCGCAACCTGCGCGGGAAGACTCTCCTTGTCTTGCATCTTGGTAGTCTGCAACagctcggccagctcgccgccgaccgcctgcgACTCGAGGCCGTACACCTCGGTCGGGTCCGaggcctgctcgacctgtGCGTGGAAGATTTGCTGGCGCAGCATACGTAGCTCTTTAGCCTGCTTGAGCTTGGccgactcgagcgtcgcattGATCACCAGCAAGCTTTTGTTGGAAATCTCCAAATCCAGCAGCTTGCGTTCGTTTTTCGCATCGAATTGCTCGTTGGACGGCCGCACCTCGGGCGTCgcatgcgcgacgtgcggcgTAAAGGGGTGTGCGTGCTGCccggccggcgtgccgagcgccgacgcgggGGACCGGCCGTGTTCGAGGAACGAGCCGCTGaggtcggccgcgcgcggcgtcacgtcgctgcgcgcacgctgcaccaCGGGCGCCACGGGCGCCGCTCCGACGCGGCTCTCTGGGCGCTGCTTGGAGCGGGGGGGGCTTGGCGAAAGGCGCGCATTGCGCACTtcgctcgtcggcgaggtcggcgagcgccgcacgcgggCCATGCGGTCGCTGTCTGCGGTGTTTGGCGTAGCGGACGCCGCCCACGGCCGCCCCCGGCCCTCGGGCGAGGAGCCGAGCTGgaccggcgaggcgctccggggcccgtcgccgatgcgcgacggGCACCGCGttgtcgtcgccgaccgtgccgcacgcgacggcgcgcgcgacggcgcgacgacaCGCGCGCCTGTCCCGACGGTCGTCCCACCCGTGCTGGGCGGCGTGTCGGTCtgtgtgcgccgcatcccCGCCACACGTACGGTGCCCTGAaaagcggcgcgtcgccccgACGTGTTGGCGCTTTgtgcgcgcggctgcgccgggGGCGTGGTCGTGCTAGCCGCCGCGTCTCTTGTTGTGGATgcgcgcagcaccggcGACGGCTGCCGCGTCTCTTGCGGCGACGCCTGGGGCGTCGGCTGTGTCCGCGCGCGGATCGGCCGTATGGAAatcggcgcacgcgcgcgcggcgcggcgggagCTGGCGTGCTGCTCTTTCCCAGCACGCTCTGCGCTCTAGGAACGCGCACTACGTTTGTATccaccggcgccggtgcgctcggcgacgcgcgtgcgtcgtACCGCGTCCGCTCCATCCTGGCCACCGGCAAGGCACAACAACAGCCACGTGTCCTCCACATTCTAGCGCTACGCCCTACGAGTCGTGTTCCGATTCGGCTTCGCTGGCATCCGAGCGGGAGCCGAGCGATGTCTCGGTTCCGGCAGGTGCGGGGATGTTGTACTTTTGGCGCACTGCCTCGAACGTCTTGAGCATTTTccggcgggcgccgagcgcggcgacgcccTTGTCAAtcagcgcctgctcgttCATCTGGACCATCTCGCGCCAGTTGCTTCCTTCAAAGTTCGGCGTGTACTTGTGCAGGCGGAGATGGCGCAGCCATGCGGGCACATCGTTGAGCACCGAGATGTCTGCgacctcctcctcgccctgTGGCGTGGCGGTCACGGGCGAGCCGACGGGGTGCCGCGGGAGCGTGTTGCTgccggtgctgcgcgacggcgttTGCGCGGGGTTGTTGAGCATCGGTGGCACGCCCGCACGCgatccgccgcggcccaTGCGTGCCGACTGCTGGAATCCTGACAGGTtttgctgctgctgcaggaTCTGCTGCTGGAGGGCCAGCAGTTGGGACGAGTTCATGTTGTTCAGTCCGCCAATGGCGGCCATCGTATTCATCATTTGCAGGTTCGCGGGGTTGGACATGCCACCCGACGGGCTCTGCAGCCCGGCGAGGGTGTTGGGGCTCATGGTCGGAACGGAGAAGTTGTTAAATTGGGGGCTGCCCACGTTGGGGGGGCTGTTGGGCAGGCCGCCGGCCTGGTTATGCCAGCTCTGGCTGCCTTGGTCGTACATGGAGCTCAGCACGCCTTGCACGTTGGACtggctcgcgctgctgcggcgcgcgcggctggTGTCGCcctcgtgctgcgcgtcgagcttggcgcTGGTATCGCCGGTCTGCGCCTGGTTCTCATCGAGCATCGACATGATCGGGGTGTTGACCATGCTCGCCCAGCTCCCGCCACCGACGCCCATCGGGGACAGCGCGTCGTCAATCGGACCGCCGCGTGGCGAACGGGCGAGGGTGCTGTGctcggtcgagcgcgggcgTTCGCGTTGCTGGCCGCTGGGCTTCTCCTGGACGTGGTCGAGGTTGCCACCGGTGTAGCTCATCGAGTCCATCGGGAGCgtgcccggcgccgaggtgcggTTGTTCTTCATtttgctgcgctgcgccgcgagcgccgccgagacgtCCGGGCTCGACCCGTAGAGCGACGCCGAGTTCGGCGAGAGGAAGCCCGTGCTCTGGCGCTGGAAAccgcgcgtgctcggcgatgcggcgaCCGACGTAGGCGTCTTGATACCGAGCGACGCCATCTTGGACtccagctgctcgcccACCGAGCTGTTGGCGGTGTTGGGCGAGAGGAACGCGCCCACCGGGTCGTTCCGGGCCATTTGCTGGAGGACGGTGATAAAGAAGCGGATTTGCACCTGCGTCGACTCTTGCAGCAGGCTGTAGAGCGCTGCggtgcgctccgcctcCGACAGCACGCGGAACCACTGCTCGATAGCGCTCAGCTCCTCCTTAAAGTTTTGGTCGAGGGAGGCGGCAGCCAtttcctcgagcgtcgcctcgtAGTTTTGCAAGTCCTCGAACCACTTGTCAATGACCTCCGTCTCGGGCGTGCCTTGCTGGCCCATGGGCAGCATCTCGCTGCTGGGGCGGAGGTTGCGGCTCGCCAAATTTTGGACCTGCGCATTGCTCAGACGCCCAGCGTCCGGGGTAACCTGCGCAGGCTGCGGAATACGCATGATCCCGTCGTTGGGGAGGCCCATCTTGCCATGCGAGTAGCGCATCGGGTTGCCCATGGGATTCCGCGGCGACCGCTGGTGCTCGGGGGGGTTGGGAGACGGCGTGCGATGGATCCCCGTGCCGCTAGGAGAGAATGAAGCGCGCATGCGATAGTCAGACATTACCGCGACCGACGAAGAGGTACACAGACGTCACGAGGATCCGTGCTCACCGCTCAACCAGATCTGCTTCACGCTCTCGCAGCGTGGGCGGTGTTCGTGGCGAAAATCGGTCCTGTCAGCCCGGCGGCGTTGCCACGCGTCGCTCTGTTTGGGATCTATGCACTAAAAAAGACCCTGGACCTGGCCGGAGGCGTCCAAGTCGATGTCGTAGTAGCCGGGGCGCGTGCTCAGGCCGGGCATGGTCTGCATCGCACCGCACAGGGGGTACAGGAAgcgcgcaccggccgcgaggcgcaccgagcggATCGGCACCGTAAAgccggtcggcgcgccttTCAGCAGGGGGTCGTGCGAGAGCGAAAGGTGGGTCTTGGCCATGCAGATAGGCAGGTTCGCGTAGCCTTGGCGCGTGTAGGTATCGATCTggtggcgcgcctcgggtAGGACCTCGATGCCGTCCGCACCGTACATCGCCTTGGCAATCGTCTCGATCTTGGCGTCAATCGGCTGTTCCACGTCGTAGAGGAACTGGAACTGGGAGTCGGTGTCCTGGAGCTGCTCAATGacggccttggcgaggtccacggcgcctgcaccgccgTTCGCCCAGTGGTCGGACGGGAcggcagcgtcggcgccggccttgagcgcctcttgcaccacgagctgcgtctcggcggGGGTGTCGGTCGCAAAGGTGTTGACGGCCACGACAACCTTGAGGCCGTGCTTCTTGGCATTGTCAATGTGCTTGGCGAGGTTCGAGCAGCCGGCACGCAGGATCTCGAGGTTCTCTTGGGTGTACACCTCGCTGAGCGGCTTGCCGGGCGACACGTCGGGGCCACCACCGTGCGACttgagcgcacgcacagTCGCCACGAGCACGGTGGCATCCGGCACCAGCCCGCTCTCGCGGCACTTGATGTTGCAGAACTTTTCCATGCCAATGTCCGCGCCAAAGCCGGCTTCGGTAATGACGTAGCCGGTGCGGCTGCTCGGCTCGTTTTcctcgcggccggcgagctTGAGCGCaacggcgtcggcgaggatcGACGAGTTGCCGTGCGCAATGTTGGCAAAGGGGCCCGCGTGCACAAAGACGGGCGTGCCTTCGAGCGTCTGCATGAGGTTCGGCTTAATCGCGTCCTTCATGAGCACGgtcagcgcgccgccggcgccaatgtcgtcggccgtgaccggctcgccggcgcggctcGAGCCAATGACCATGttgccgagacgctcgcgcatgtcggccacgtcgcggcTGAGCGCCAATACCGCCATGCACTCGGACGCGACGGCAATGTCAAAgccggtgcggcgcgtaAGCCCTTTTTCAGTCGGCGCCTGGCCGACGGTAATGTCGCGCAGGTAGCGGTCGTTGGTATCCGTCACGCGGCGCCACGTCACCGTCTCGGGGTCGATGTCGAGACGGGCGAAGCGCGCTTTTTCCTCGTCGGTCAGCGCGTCGGGGTCCGTCTTGTCAATGCCGAGCTTGGAGAGGCGCTTGAGCATGACCGGCGCAAacgtgcgcacgcccttCTTCTTGGGGCACAGGCGGTCAAacagcgcggcgtccttTTGCGTCGCCTCGTGGAACATGCGCGTATCGATCGCAGCAGCCAAAAGGTTGTTGGCCGCCTGCACCGCGTGGTTGTCGCCAGTGAGGTGCAGGTTGAACTCCTCCATGGGAATCACCTGCGAgtagccgccgccggccgcaccgCCTTTGATACCAAACGTAGGGCCCTGTGATGGCTGGCGCACACACGCAAACGCGGgcttgccgaggtgcgcaccgagcgcctgcgcgagaccAATCGTGGTCGTCGACTtgccctcgccgagcggcgtggGGGTGATGCCCGCGACGACAATGTACTTGCCGTTGGTGCGGTGCTGCAGGCGTTCGAGCACACTGAGCGcgaccttggccttggTGTTGCCGtagagctcgagctcgctcTTCAACAGGCCGATTTCTTGGGCGACGGCCCCGATGGGCTTGGGCGTCTGTGCGCGCGCAATCTCAAtgtcgctcggcaccgggcgcacgagctcgagcgggtTCGGCGTGGTGACCGCGCGCGGGCGCTCGGTcaggcggtcggcgcggcgctcggcggcaatGTACGTATTGTCCATGAGCATCGCGACGGTCATCggcccgacgccgcccggcaccggcgtGATAGCCTTGGCGACCGGCTCGGCGGACGCGTAGTCGACGtcaccgacgaggcgctggcccGACTTGCGCGTCGAATCCGGCACGTAGTTTGTGCCCACGTCGATCACGACCGCGCCCGGCTTGAGCCACTCGCCCTTGACAAATTTGGGCACGCCAATCGCGACGAtgagcacgtcggcgaggcgaaTCAGGCTCTCGACGTCCTTCGACTTGGAGTGCACCTGCGTCACGGTGCAGTTTTTCCCGCGCAACAGGCTCACCATGGGGTTGCCGACAATATCGCTGCGGCCCATCACGACCGCGTGCAGGCCCGagaggtcgtcgaggcctGCGTCTGCGAGCAGGCGGATGATGCCcgccggcgtgcacggGAAAAAGTAGGgatcgcacgcgcgcgacgagagcTGGCCGATGTTGAGCGTGTGGAAGCCGTCGACGTCCTTCGCCGGCttgacctgctcgaggatgcggcgctccgcgtcggcgctgaTGTGCTCGCCAAGCGGGAGCTGGATCAGGATACCGTCcacgccgtcgtcgtcgttcaggcgctcgacctcggcagAGAGCTGTGCCTCGGTCGCATCCGCCGGAAACTGCACATGCGTCGCACGGATGCCGCACTGTtcggcggcctggcgcTTCATGCGGAtgtacgtcgacgaggcgctctgCTCGCCCACCTGGATGATGACGAGGTGGGGCACAATTCCCTCATGCTTCGCCTTGAGCGCCGCAACGCGGTCCGCAACCGAGGCGCGAATCGAGCTGGGTGAGCAGCGATACGTACGtagcgaggcgcgtgccgtcgaTCCGCTTCCCGCTAACAGCGTCTGTCGCAGACATGATCGGTCTTTGAAATGTACTAGCTACACGAGTCCACGACCCTGTCCAACGTGGCCGGGCGTAGGAAAGAGCAGTCCGAAGGAACGCGGTTGGCACCTGCAGCatgcagctcgccaagccGGCGGGTATGTGCCGTTGGGGAATTATGAAatgcgc includes:
- a CDS encoding uncharacterized protein (EggNog:ENOG503P1SB; COG:U; TransMembrane:4 (i132-154o160-180i192-215o235-259i)) produces the protein MASARAALDSNPFDDPSVQSAMHSGGDDLENPFDTESLRPGSVGGYAPPLDEDEDEVYPTSTHGTAPAHAMHDDDLARRERELEERERELDARTEHMRKFGRNNWPPFYPLIYHDIDSEIPPDSQEVMKHLYYLWLLWSATLVWNLPTMVLMAIYAGGNFIGAVFYLVLLIPLSFVLWYRPVYNGLMKEHSLFYYVYFLFAGFHLLFSAYAIIGYPSSGCGGIWSVVHAFSNKKILAGVFAVISTAGFSVQGLGNLWYYRVIYEHNKQKGHTFAQAKAELASHGMRAYFMRGSQV
- the CDC10 gene encoding cell division control protein (COG:D; COG:T; COG:Z; EggNog:ENOG503NUHB) → MSASESAATPLSGYVGFDTLTKQIETKLLRRGFQFNVMVVGQSGLGKSSMINTLFSSNLLTTKGRVDPSDEVRQTTSINATSHNIIENGVKLKLNIVDTPGYGDLINNEHCWEPIVKYIKDQYSIYLRKELTAVRERNIPDSRVHAVLFFINPSGHSLRSIDIQVLKKLGDIANVIPVIAKSDSLTLGERELFKKRIRASLQSNGIRVYPFDHEDYEEEEREANSLVQSLLPFAVVSAEKTFEADGQLIRGRQVGSGLINVENKAHCEFVQLRDFLLRTNLHDLIETTSNTYYESFRSKQLLALKESSAKQQAQHAQQQYTSAQPPVQGGAPQGAPVAAPGA
- the ATP2 gene encoding atp2, beta subunit of the F1 sector of mitochondrial F1F0 ATP synthase (BUSCO:EOG09261T74; EggNog:ENOG503NVU5; COG:C); protein product: MPIIQRSAIRAVSRASRTANRVARQNAAGLSTAARLALPAVRASAAAPSFAKAANVQTRGLATEAASTKGEVGNISTVIGAVVDVHFSSDNLPEIFNALEVLDMKQGRLVLEVAQHIGENTVRCIAMDGTEGLVRGQRVQDTGAPITIPVGGATLGRIMNVIGEAIDERGPIKGSALRSIHRAPPEFVEQSTESEILETGIKVVDLLAPYARGGKIGLFGGAGVGKTVLIQELINNVAKAHGGFSVFTGVGERTREGNDLYHEMIETGVINLEGDSKVALVFGQMNEPPGARARVALTGLTIAEYFRDDEGQDVLLFIDNIFRFTQAGSETSALLGRIPSAVGYQPTLSTDMGMMQERITTTKKGSITSVQAVYVPADDVTDPAPATTFAHLDATTVLDRGIAELGIYPAVDPLNSNSRMLDPSIVGHEHYNVTTGVQKLLQDYKALQDIIAILGMDELSEEDKLTVERARKMQRFMSQPFAVAQVFTGIEGRLVSLKDTIKACKEILEGKHDALPEAAFYMVGSIEDVIAKAEEISKQGK
- a CDS encoding uncharacterized protein (EggNog:ENOG503P7ZF), with amino-acid sequence MERTRYDARASPSAPAPVDTNVVRVPRAQSVLGKSSTPAPAAPRARAPISIRPIRARTQPTPQASPQETRQPSPVLRASTTRDAAASTTTPPAQPRAQSANTSGRRAAFQGTTDTPPSTGGTTVGTGARVVAPSRAPSRAARSATTTRCPSRIGDGPRSASPVQLGSSPEGRGRPWAASATPNTADSDRMARVRRSPTSPTSEVRNARLSPSPPRSKQRPESRVGAAPVAPVVQRARSDVTPRAADLSGSFLEHGRSPASALGTPAGQHAHPFTPHVAHATPEVRPSNEQFDAKNERKLLDLEISNKSLLVINATLESAKLKQAKELRMLRQQIFHAQVEQASDPTEVYGLESQAVGGELAELLQTTKMQDKESLPAQVARAFAQQDEELHEMHARCRQTIDTLMEEARAAILARPDGEQSKSRVLHPSEIAHDGEEADEDGLAPLPSPRGTPDPHAAHAQDLSVD
- the VTS1 gene encoding Flap-structured DNA-binding and RNA-binding protein (COG:J; COG:T; EggNog:ENOG503NVVA), which gives rise to MSDYRMRASFSPSGTGIHRTPSPNPPEHQRSPRNPMGNPMRYSHGKMGLPNDGIMRIPQPAQVTPDAGRLSNAQVQNLASRNLRPSSEMLPMGQQGTPETEVIDKWFEDLQNYEATLEEMAAASLDQNFKEELSAIEQWFRVLSEAERTAALYSLLQESTQVQIRFFITVLQQMARNDPVGAFLSPNTANSSVGEQLESKMASLGIKTPTSVAASPSTRGFQRQSTGFLSPNSASLYGSSPDVSAALAAQRSKMKNNRTSAPGTLPMDSMSYTGGNLDHVQEKPSGQQRERPRSTEHSTLARSPRGGPIDDALSPMGVGGGSWASMVNTPIMSMLDENQAQTGDTSAKLDAQHEGDTSRARRSSASQSNVQGVLSSMYDQGSQSWHNQAGGLPNSPPNVGSPQFNNFSVPTMSPNTLAGLQSPSGGMSNPANLQMMNTMAAIGGLNNMNSSQLLALQQQILQQQQNLSGFQQSARMGRGGSRAGVPPMLNNPAQTPSRSTGSNTLPRHPVGSPVTATPQGEEEVADISVLNDVPAWLRHLRLHKYTPNFEGSNWREMVQMNEQALIDKGVAALGARRKMLKTFEAVRQKYNIPAPAGTETSLGSRSDASEAESEHDS
- a CDS encoding uncharacterized protein (COG:H; EggNog:ENOG503NVZV): MSATDAVSGKRIDGTRLATSIRASVADRVAALKAKHEGIVPHLVIIQVGEQSASSTYIRMKRQAAEQCGIRATHVQFPADATEAQLSAEVERLNDDDGVDGILIQLPLGEHISADAERRILEQVKPAKDVDGFHTLNIGQLSSRACDPYFFPCTPAGIIRLLADAGLDDLSGLHAVVMGRSDIVGNPMVSLLRGKNCTVTQVHSKSKDVESLIRLADVLIVAIGVPKFVKGEWLKPGAVVIDVGTNYVPDSTRKSGQRLVGDVDYASAEPVAKAITPVPGGVGPMTVAMLMDNTYIAAERRADRLTERPRAVTTPNPLELVRPVPSDIEIARAQTPKPIGAVAQEIGLLKSELELYGNTKAKVALSVLERLQHRTNGKYIVVAGITPTPLGEGKSTTTIGLAQALGAHLGKPAFACVRQPSQGPTFGIKGGAAGGGYSQVIPMEEFNLHLTGDNHAVQAANNLLAAAIDTRMFHEATQKDAALFDRLCPKKKGVRTFAPVMLKRLSKLGIDKTDPDALTDEEKARFARLDIDPETVTWRRVTDTNDRYLRDITVGQAPTEKGLTRRTGFDIAVASECMAVLALSRDVADMRERLGNMVIGSSRAGEPVTADDIGAGGALTVLMKDAIKPNLMQTLEGTPVFVHAGPFANIAHGNSSILADAVALKLAGREENEPSSRTGYVITEAGFGADIGMEKFCNIKCRESGLVPDATVLVATVRALKSHGGGPDVSPGKPLSEVYTQENLEILRAGCSNLAKHIDNAKKHGLKVVVAVNTFATDTPAETQLVVQEALKAGADAAVPSDHWANGGAGAVDLAKAVIEQLQDTDSQFQFLYDVEQPIDAKIETIAKAMYGADGIEVLPEARHQIDTYTRQGYANLPICMAKTHLSLSHDPLLKGAPTGFTVPIRSVRLAAGARFLYPLCGAMQTMPGLSTRPGYYDIDLDASGQVQGLF